The Erigeron canadensis isolate Cc75 chromosome 4, C_canadensis_v1, whole genome shotgun sequence genome window below encodes:
- the LOC122596941 gene encoding uncharacterized protein LOC122596941: MVNTRANSQLDGATASDTPANRNGAGNAANQRPPRRPYPGEVPTRSEIERVNPVIEQIPTQAEMYEELRAIRAKLIRTEEELVRVRAEREVDPHREEHTDGNYSNRSNRAEPSIVRSQVAPMNDVVGVQNEGVVNRVVVAPRATNFKYESFQKCSAKDFDGTQDVVGAMEWLDDIEVVFVSCYCPEDMKVLCASCMLKKNARNWWRSTTVSLTPEVLAAMPWGTFRDKFLEEYVGTRELRLIEKEFRALTAKFVGHMVRREIDQVEATVMVFLLAIMAYVGNILLCQLLSKNPRDLMMISKLRRLLRRSLTGNLGSREGMMIVWGLQRSGRIRRSRAKHHGNYSTATQKCLRCGEIGHASADCKNEVKCFNCNKKGHISTSCPDRAAEPKKNDKKTNSRAFQMTAEDARGNDDVVNDTFLVNSIPASVLFDSGANRTFVSTSFGSKLGIPISRLGSIIEVEIPDGKLITIREIYRNCSIDIEGNSFPVHLLPTTRAGFDVVLGMDWLGKFNAEILCKRKIVHLVAPNGDVVRVYGEKQKGELGIVSMMKALKYIRQTKEHFLAYVIDSREKMSSVSDIDVESDFPEVFSRGSSRYFTRP; encoded by the exons ATGGTTAACACTCGTGCTAATAGTCAACTAGATGGAGCTACCGCTAGTGACACTCCGGCCAATCGAAATGGGGCTGGAAATGCGGCTAATCAAAGGCCTCCTCGAAGGCCATATCCGGGTGAAGTGCCAACAAGATCGGAAATTGAACGGGTAAACCCAGTGATCGAACAGATTCCAACTCAGGCTGAGATGTATGAAGAATTGAGAGCTATTCGAGCCAAGTTGATAAGGACTGAAGAGGAACTTGTTCGAGTAAGAGCTGAAAGGGAAGTTGATCCACATCGGGAGGAGCATACTGATGGAAATTATTCCAACCGCTCTAACCGTGCAGAGCCATCCATTGTGAGATCACAGGTTGCTCCTATGAATGATGTAGTTGGGGTTCAGAATGAAGGGGTGGTGAATCGAGTTGTGGTTGCTCCTCGTGCAACTAATTTCAAGTATGAAAGTTTTCAGAAATGCAGTGCCAAAGATTTTGATGGCACTCAAGATGTTGTAGGTGCTATGGAATGGTTGGATGATATAGAGGTGGTGTTTGTTTCATGTTACTGTCCCGAGGATATGAAGGTGTTATGTGCTTCTTGCATGTTAAAGAAGAATGCTCGCAATTGGTGGAGATCTACTACCGTTTCATTGACTCCTGAGGTACTGGCTGCAATGCCTTGGGGTACTTTCAGGGATAAATTTCTGGAAGAATATGTTGGCACTCGTGAGTTAAGATTGATCGAGAAAGAGTTTAGAGCCCTAACCGCCAAGTTCGTTGGTCACATGGTTCGTAGAGAAATTGACCAAGTTGAAGCTACTGTGATGGTCTTCCTCCTAGCTATCATGGCCTATGTCGGCAACATACTACTTTGTCAGCTGCTATCAAAGAATCCAAGAGACTTGATGATGATTTCAAAGCTGAGAAGGTTGTTGAGAAGGAGTCTGACAGGAAATCTGGGTTCAAGAGAAGGAATGATGATCGTGTGGGGTCTTCAAAGAAGTGGAAGAATCAGAAGG TCTCGGGCTAAGCATCACGGGAACTATTCTACTGCTACTCAGAAGTGTCTTCGTTGTGGGGAGATTGGTCACGCTAGTGCCGATTGCAAAAATGAGGTTAAGTGTTTCAACTGCAACAAGAAGGGGCATATCAGCACTAGTTGTCCTGATAGAGCTGCTGAGCCTAAAAAGAATGACAAGAAGACAAATTCCCGAGCCTTTCAGATGACTGCTGAAGATGCCAGAGGTAATGATGATGTCGTTAACGATACTTTTCTTGTTAATTCCATACCTGCTAGTGTTTTATTTGATTCTGGTGCAAACCGTACTTTTGTGTCTACTTCGTTTGGGTCAAAGCTTGGTATTCCTATATCTAGACTTGGTTCCATCATTGAGGTGGAGATTCCTGACGGTAAACTCATTACTATTCGTGAGATTTATCGAAATTGTTCTATAGATATCGAGGGAAATTCTTTTCCTGTTCATCTTTTACCTACCACTCGTGCGGGTTTCGATGTTGTTCTGGGCATGGATTGGTTGGGAAAGTTTAATGCTGAAATCCTTTGCAAAAGAAAGATTGTCCATCTTGTGGCGCCAAATGGTGATGTGGTGCGTGTTTATGGCGAGAAGCAAAAAGGGGAATTGGGGATTGTGTCTATGATGAAAGCATTGAAATACATTAGGCAAACAAAGGAGCATTTTCTGGCCTATGTTATTGATTCTCGAGAAAAGATGTCTTCAGTTAGTGATATTGATGTTGAATCTGATTTTCCTGAGGTGTTTTCTAGAGGATCTTCCCGGTATTTCACCCGACCATGA
- the LOC122596942 gene encoding uncharacterized mitochondrial protein AtMg00860-like — MKELMTQLQDLLDKGFIRPSSSPWGAPIIFVKKKDGSMRMCIDYREHLKAVLNLLKENKLYAKFSKCEFWLCEVHFLGHVMSEKGVTVDPSKVEAVIKWPQPKSTSDIKSFLGLAGYYRQFIQDFSRIAKPMIELTKKGVKFVWAKAQEKAFQTLRSKLCEAPILSLPDGTDGFVVYSDASITGLGCVLMQKDRVIAYASRQLSMQVDASIICLVSYFLCKLI, encoded by the coding sequence ATGAAGGAGCTTATGACCCAGCTTCAGGATCTACTTGATAAAGGGTTTATTCGTCCGAGTTCCTCACCTTGGGGAGCTCCTATCatatttgtgaaaaagaaagatGGGTCCATGAGGATGTGTATTGATTATCGTGAGCATTTAAAGGCTGTGTTGAATCTGCTGAAGGAAAACAAGCTTTATGCCAAGTTctctaaatgtgaattttggcttTGTGAAGTGCATTTTCTGGGTCATGTGATGAGTGAGAAAGGTGTGACTGTTGATCCTTCGAAAGTTGAAGCTGTTATAAAATGGCCACAACCGAAATCTACTTCTGACATTAAGAGTTTTTTGGGTTTGGCTGGTTATTATCGTCAGTTTATTCAAGATTTTTCTCGAATTGCCAAGCCTATGATAGAATTAACAAAGAAAGGGGTAAAGTTTGTGTGGGCTAAAGCTCAAGAAAAGGCATTTCAGACATTGAGGTCCAAGTTATGTGAAGCTCCTATATTGTCATTACCTGATGGGACTGATGGCTTTGTGGTTTATAGTGATGCTTCTATCACGGGCCTAGGGTGTGTTCTAATGCAAAAGGATAGAGTGATCGCATATGCTTCGAGGCAACTTTCTATGCAAGTTGATGCTTCTATCATATGCCTTGTAAGCTACTTTCTATGCAAGTTGATATGA